ACGAATATAAGGAACCCGGTGAGTATCGAGCTGTGTTCGACGCCTCGCGGATGGCAACAGGAATTTATGTCTACGCCTTCGAGGCGTTGAACTACACGGCAAACGGCAAGGTTTTGCTGCTAAAATAACCCAACTTTATCCTGACCGTTCAGAAAGGCAAGGTGGGCGATGGGAAAGTCATCACGTCAGTGGACGTGGCTGCCAATCCTCCTCGTTCTTGTCGTAAGTCTGATACTTGGAAGCTGCAACAGAAAACACACGGCCCAACCCTTTAATCCGGCCGAAGGAACAGCTCTGGACTTTTGGATGGAACTTGTGAGCGGACCCATTTATAACGCGTCCGATGCGTTCGGCTCGGTGGTCCTGATCAATTTCTGGGACACGTGGTGCGGACCGTGTCGCTATGAGCAGCCTGATCTCAATCAACTCTATACTGAATTTTCGGACGACGGTTTGGAAATCATCGGCATCTCACTCGCGCACGAAGGTGTGCCCGCCGTCACAGCCTATCTCGATGAATTCAATGTAGAATATACCTCCGGAATCATCGGACCGGGAGTGACGGACGTTCACCCCTATCCAGTTTCGATTCCGCACACGCTAATTATCGACCGTGCCGGTGTCATTCGCCACGAGTTAACGGGCAGCCGCAGCTACGAAACGTTCGCAGAGCTTATCACACCGCTTTTATCAGAATAGTTATTAAGTGAAAATTCACATGTTTCCCGTCACATTACTTCTCGCCTTGCTCATCGGTCTGCAAGCTTTTGCTCAGCAGCCTGTCCGTCAACTCAATCTGGGCGAACAGCTTACTCCATTTAAGCAATATTATGAATCGCGCGACGAGTGGCCGCGCTCGCACGGCTGGAAGCCGTTCAAGAGATATGAATATGATATCGAGCAGCGTGCCTATCCGGACGGAGTGATGCCGGCGGGTGCACGGTGGGAGGCATGGCTTGAGATGGAGCGCATGCCGCGAGCCACACTGGACGAGCCGTGGGTTCCGCTCGGTCCGTTTAATCACGGCGGACGGACGCGCGTCGTAAGGTTTCATCCGAACAATCCCACAATCATGTTCGCAGGATCGGTCGGCGGCGGACTGTTTCGCAGCGACAATGCCGGAGACAGCTGGTATCCGATCACGGATCAATTGCCGAACCTTGCCGTCGGTTGTTTCGAGATTTCACCGTCCAATCCGAACATCATGTTTCTTGGCACGGGTGAAGGATACTTCAATGGCGACGGAATCGGCGGTATCGGTCTGTTGAAATCCATTGACGGCGGTGTGACCTGGAACATGACGGCGCTTGACTATGATTATTCGCAGAGCACGTGCATTCTGAGAGTCAGCATTGACCCGCGCAATCCGGATATTGTGCTGGCTTCGACCAACGAAGGGCTGTATCGCTCGACCGACGGCGGCGCGAATTTCACGATGGTGCGGACGGGGAATATCAACGAGCTGAAGCGCGATCCGCAGAATCCCGACATTCTGTTGTGCGCGGCGGGTTATCCGTGGGGCTCGAACCTGAACGGCGTCTATCGCTCTACCGACAACGGACTGACGTGGCAATACACGAGCACCGGACTGCCCAATTCCTCCATCATCGGGCGCATCGTGCTGGACTTTTTCCGCAGCAATTCGCTGGTGGTTTACGCCGGAGTGAGCGGCGATTTTGATTTCAACGGGTCGCAAATGATCGGCATATATCGCTCGGCGGATAACGGTCAGACGTGGGAGCGGATGTCGAACGATGACGAACCGAGTCATTACGCCAGTCAGGGCTGGTACGACATGGCCATTGCCGTGCACCCGGACGATCCGGCAACGGTGTTCAACGCCGGATTGGATATCTACCGGACCTATACGGGCGGAGAAACCTGGTCGCAGCGGTCGTGGTGGTGGCACAGTTTCGGGCAGCCGTCGTTTTCACATGCGGATCATCATGAACTCGTGTTTCATCCGCAGGACAATGATCAGCTTTGGGCGGTGAACGACGGCGGGATTTTCGTTTCCTATGACCTCGGCGAGACGTGGAACGAGAAGAACATCGGCTATAATACCTATCAGTACTACGCGATGGGCAACGCCACGCTTGACACGCTGCTCGCTTACGGCGGCACTCAAGACAATGGAACGTCGGAATATGACGGCGACGGCGATTGGGATATGGTGTTCGGCGGCGACGGCGGATATTGCGTGGTGGATTACACGAATGACAACGTCGTGTATGTGGAGTATCAGAATGGCAACCGTTTCCGCACGGATGACGGCTGTCAGAGTTTCTCCGAGATCAATCCGGGTATCATCGGCAGCGGGCCGTGGGTGACTCCGATCGTGCAGGATCCGTTCGCACCGAACACGATTTACACAACGACCAACGGCGGCGGCGGACGAGTGTGGATGTCGCCGAATCAGGGACGCAACAGCAGTTGGACGAGTCTCGGCACGGTGGGGAATTCCAATCAGGTGCTGGCCGCGTCGCCCGCGCTGCCGGGAAGACTCTATCTCGGTACAAGCAGCTCGGTGCTGCGGTACGATGCTGCCGATGGCGAATGGATTAATGTAACCGGAAATCTTCCGAACAATTATGTCACGCGTGTGACACCTGATCCCTATGATCCCAATGCGGTGTACGTGGCAATGTCCGGTTTTAACGGCGGGCATATCTGGAAATCCGTACAGGGCGGCAGCGTGTGGACGAACATCACAGGCAATTTGCCGAATGTTCCGTTTCAGGATATTGTCGTGGATTTGAACGATCCGTCCGTTCTGTATGCGGGCGGAGACTTGGGCGTTTTCCGCAGTATCAACAACGGTGCGACGTGGGAAATTTTCGGCGACGGCATGCCGGTCGTGCGCGTAGACGACATGGAGCTGCAAACACAGACGGGCAAGCTGCGTGTGGCGACACACGGCCGCGGCATGTGGGAAATCCCGACGGGATCCGTGAGCTTCTCAATGCTGTATCCGAACGGCACGGAGATTTTACCAACAGGCGCGACCATAACTTTGCGCTGGTCGGGTATTTCCTACGGCGGAAACGTGACTCTATCGCTCAATCGCAATTATCCGGGCGGCAATTGGGAGACGATCGCGAACAACATCGCCAACGACGGCGCACACTCCTGGATTGTTTCAGGCCCGCCAACTGAGCATGCCCGCTTCCGGATTGTTCACGCGACGCAAGGCGACTTGGCCGACACGTCAAACGCGGACACGCGCATCGCGAATCCGGGCTTGCAGATACTCTCTCCCAACGGCGGAGAGACGGTTTTCACCGGAACCAACGACACAATCTGGTTTGAGCGCACGCTGGTAAACGGCCTGCTGACTTTGGAGATCAACCGCAACTATCCGGATGGTGCTTGGGAGACGCTGGCCGACAATCTTGCCAATCAGGATTACTACATTTGGCGCGTGCAGCAGCCCGGCGGAGCGAACTGCCGACTGCATTTAGTCAGTATTGATGAACCGTGGCTTGCGGATTTTTCGGATAACGACTTTGTCGTGCGCGCACCGCAAATGACAATGCTGACTCCCAACGGCGGGGAAGTGGTGCGACTGGACACACCGTACGAAATTACGTGGTCTGCCGCGGAATTCACAGGTGGATTCCGCGTGCTGCTGAACCGTAACTATCCGGACGGAAACTGGGAGCTTCTCTCGCCGGGAACAGAGAATGACGGCAGCTACATGTGGACGCCGCGCGGTCAAACCACCGTCAATGCGCGCATCCGGCTTGCCACAGCTCTCGATCCGCTTGGGACTTATGTCGAAAGCGCAGGCAGTTTCACGATTGACGTCGGCAGTTCTGCGGACGATGCGATTTTGCCGTCGGTCTTCTATGTCAGCCCGGCGTTTCCGAATCCGTTCAATCCTGTGACGAATTTCACGCTTGATATTCCGGCGCGGATGCGCGTGACGGCAAGAGTCACAAACGAGCTTGGACAGACCGTGGCGACCTTGCTGGACGAAACGCGCGAAGCGGGAAGATATCACATGTCCTTTGACGGCGGCGCGTTCGCGTCGGGGCTCTATTTCCTGCGTGTGGAAGCGGAGCAGTTTGTAATTACGCGCAAGCTTGCATTGCTGAAATAGATGAGCAGGCTTGCCGCTCGCGCGCAAAAGATTGCCGACGAGTTATTCAAACTCTATCCTCAACCCGAGTGCGCGTTAACGCATGAAGACGCGTTCCAGCTTGCGGTGGCGACAATCCTGAGCGCACAATGCACGGACGAGCGCGTGAACATGGTCACTCCGGTGTTGTTCAAGAAGTATCCGACTCCGAAGCAGCTTGCCTCGGCCACGCAGG
This portion of the bacterium genome encodes:
- a CDS encoding TlpA family protein disulfide reductase, coding for MGKSSRQWTWLPILLVLVVSLILGSCNRKHTAQPFNPAEGTALDFWMELVSGPIYNASDAFGSVVLINFWDTWCGPCRYEQPDLNQLYTEFSDDGLEIIGISLAHEGVPAVTAYLDEFNVEYTSGIIGPGVTDVHPYPVSIPHTLIIDRAGVIRHELTGSRSYETFAELITPLLSE
- a CDS encoding T9SS type A sorting domain-containing protein, whose translation is MKIHMFPVTLLLALLIGLQAFAQQPVRQLNLGEQLTPFKQYYESRDEWPRSHGWKPFKRYEYDIEQRAYPDGVMPAGARWEAWLEMERMPRATLDEPWVPLGPFNHGGRTRVVRFHPNNPTIMFAGSVGGGLFRSDNAGDSWYPITDQLPNLAVGCFEISPSNPNIMFLGTGEGYFNGDGIGGIGLLKSIDGGVTWNMTALDYDYSQSTCILRVSIDPRNPDIVLASTNEGLYRSTDGGANFTMVRTGNINELKRDPQNPDILLCAAGYPWGSNLNGVYRSTDNGLTWQYTSTGLPNSSIIGRIVLDFFRSNSLVVYAGVSGDFDFNGSQMIGIYRSADNGQTWERMSNDDEPSHYASQGWYDMAIAVHPDDPATVFNAGLDIYRTYTGGETWSQRSWWWHSFGQPSFSHADHHELVFHPQDNDQLWAVNDGGIFVSYDLGETWNEKNIGYNTYQYYAMGNATLDTLLAYGGTQDNGTSEYDGDGDWDMVFGGDGGYCVVDYTNDNVVYVEYQNGNRFRTDDGCQSFSEINPGIIGSGPWVTPIVQDPFAPNTIYTTTNGGGGRVWMSPNQGRNSSWTSLGTVGNSNQVLAASPALPGRLYLGTSSSVLRYDAADGEWINVTGNLPNNYVTRVTPDPYDPNAVYVAMSGFNGGHIWKSVQGGSVWTNITGNLPNVPFQDIVVDLNDPSVLYAGGDLGVFRSINNGATWEIFGDGMPVVRVDDMELQTQTGKLRVATHGRGMWEIPTGSVSFSMLYPNGTEILPTGATITLRWSGISYGGNVTLSLNRNYPGGNWETIANNIANDGAHSWIVSGPPTEHARFRIVHATQGDLADTSNADTRIANPGLQILSPNGGETVFTGTNDTIWFERTLVNGLLTLEINRNYPDGAWETLADNLANQDYYIWRVQQPGGANCRLHLVSIDEPWLADFSDNDFVVRAPQMTMLTPNGGEVVRLDTPYEITWSAAEFTGGFRVLLNRNYPDGNWELLSPGTENDGSYMWTPRGQTTVNARIRLATALDPLGTYVESAGSFTIDVGSSADDAILPSVFYVSPAFPNPFNPVTNFTLDIPARMRVTARVTNELGQTVATLLDETREAGRYHMSFDGGAFASGLYFLRVEAEQFVITRKLALLK